A window of Flavobacterium psychrophilum genomic DNA:
CTGCAGCTGTAGACATTTCTTCGCTGTATTTTTTCTGAGAAGCGATTGAATCCACAGTAGGAGCAATTCCTTTAGCAGCAGATTCGAAGTTTTTGATGCTGCTTCCAAGGCTTTCCATTAGCGCGCCATCAATTTTAGCTTCTTTTAAAAGGTTGTCAAGTTTTTGAGAAAGTAAACCTTGAGCTTCAGCAGGGTTTTCTTTTTTAACTTCTTTTTTCTTAGCCTCACCACCAGCTAATTCAGGGTAAACAAGAGACCAGTCCAACTCGTTATCTACAGGTTCGAATGCAGAAAGCGCAAAGATCAATGCCTCAACGATAAGACCAATAGTTAACATTAGGTTACCTGTTAACGGTCCGATCTCGATGTGTGTAATTTTGAAAAGAGCACCTAGGATTACAACAGCCGCTCCCATTCCATAAGCGAAATTCGATACTTTTTTGCTTAAAATTGCCATAAAATTTTCAGTTTTTAGTTAAGTTAATTGTGTGATTAGAAAATATTCAAAAAAATTTGAGTTGGTTTAATTTTTATTGGTTGGTACCTGTATTCTGGGTACCCATGTAATCCTGTACTGTTCTGAAACCAATATAGCTTCTTGCAGAGTCAGCATATTCCCAGTCTCTTGTACTTACCTGAAGAAAGTAAGCAACATCTTTCCAAGAACCACCACGGATTACCTTACGTTTGTTTGATTGATCTGGCACGTTAGGGTTCATAGTAGAAACATATTCGTATGAAGAAGCATCATAAGAAGAGTCTGTCCATTCCGCTACGTTACCAGCCATATTATAAAGGTTATGATCATTCGGATCGTAAGACTGAGCCTCAACAGTGTATAAAGCACCATCAGCAGCATAGTCACCTCTGTTTGGTTTAAAGTTAGCTAAGAAACAACCACGGTCGTTTTTAGCATACGGACCACCCCAAGGGAATGTAGCCGACTGAAGACCACCTCTTGCAGC
This region includes:
- a CDS encoding gliding motility protein GldL — translated: MAILSKKVSNFAYGMGAAVVILGALFKITHIEIGPLTGNLMLTIGLIVEALIFALSAFEPVDNELDWSLVYPELAGGEAKKKEVKKENPAEAQGLLSQKLDNLLKEAKIDGALMESLGSSIKNFESAAKGIAPTVDSIASQKKYSEEMSTAAAQMESLNSLYKVQLESASRNAEANKEIADNASKLKQEMQSMTQNIASLNNVYGGMLSAMGNKA